ATTTATATTAAAGCCTCCTTTCATGTAATTCACAAACCAGTTATTAACACCATGCTCACCCATTAAACCAAAGCCAAGGGTAATAATAAGTAAGTAGAGCATTTTATTTGTTAGTAACTTATCCTTAGGTTTATTAAGCTCATTTTTAACCTTTGTTTTCTTTTCCTGTTGCCAAGGGTAAGACGAAAAGCTAACATATAGTAATACCAAAATGTGAAAAATAATAAAACCCAAAAACATATATCTCCAACTAATATTATTAGCTATAAAATATCCTGTAACTCTTTGAATAATTGCTGATCCTAAACCATAACATCCATGAATTATATTTAATAAAGCAGCCTGAAACGCTATTGCATATAAAGGGGTAGTGATATTAACACCCATAATTAAAAAGGCATTACCAATACCATTAATAAAATATCCTATAGTAAACCACATAAAACTGGGGCTCCAAAACATAATAGCTAAAGAACCAACAACTATTAAAACCCCTAGTTGCATTAAACGTTTATTGCCTAGTTTATAGATTAATGAACCAGCAACATAGGTAAATGCCATATAACCAAAAGTACTTATTAATAACATGGTACCAATACTACTATCGTCTATTAAAAAGTCTTTTTTTAGCACTGGAACCATTACTCCCCGAGAACCTCCCAAAAGTGCCATACCTAGCATAATACTAAGCAACGATGCTATAGATAAATACTGTTTCCTTTTGCTCATACTCTTTTTCCCCTTTTTATATCACCTGCAATTATAAACGGCTGTAAGCATAATAGCAATAGTTATACTATGTTATAGAGGAGTTGACTAATTACAGAAATTAACATACACTATTCCGCAAAACCTACACTTGCTAATTTTTGGGTAAGCAACAGTTGCGAGTGCCAGTTGTTAAGGCAGGACACATCATTCGGGTTTAGCCACCTACCACGATTCAAATTAATAGATATATTAAAGCTGTAAATTTACTTAAAGCAAATGCGTCAAGAAATATCCCTTGTGGGAGGTTATTGATACTTTTTTAGGTTCAGTTTGTAACAAACTAACCTAAAGCGTATAATTTAATTAAAGTCTATACCTTACGGCAACTTAAGCTCACAATATACATATTAGCTAATCTAGAGTTATTACAAAATACATTAATAGGAGGAATAAAGAGGAGGAATAAATGAAAAAAAACACTAAACTTTTATTATTTAGTTTACTTTTTTGGTTTACATTAGATATTACAGGCTTTTCATTAGGAAATTTCACGCTAGTTGAGAGTCCTGGCATAAAAAGCATAGATTTTATTTGGTGGCTATTTTTTATTATGTTTTCAATCTTATATTTACTTAAAAAGAGAATAGGTAAATATATATTATCTATATTTTTAGTTATTTGGACTGCTATTCAATACACCTCACACTGGCATTACACAATTTTTGGTGTTAGTGAAAGAAAACTAAGTAGCTATAACAGTTACTTTAGAAATACATATCACATTATACCCGCATCTACCAATATACTTATACCGGACTTATACCACATTATTTTGCATGTTTTAATAATTTCTTCACTTATTTCATTAGTAGTTAGTATAGTTAAAAAAAGGATTTAAAAAACAACTAAAACTTAGGGAGGTACAGCATGGCAGATTATATCGGAGATCTACGCAAGCTAATTGGAACTAAACCAATTATTATGTGTGGAGCAAATGTGATTTTAGTTAATGAGAAAAAGCAAATACTTTTGCACCATCGTACAGACAGAGATTGGTGGGGGTTACCTGGGGAGCTATGGAACTAGGTGAGAGTCTTGAAGAAACAGCTAAAAGAGAGGTTTGCGAAGAGGTTAATTTAATATGTAATAGCCTTCAGCTATTTAATGTTTACTCCGGTAAAGAACTATATTATAAATACCCCGATGGTAATGAAGTATACAATGTCACAGTCACTTATTTATGCAATGACTTTAATGGAAATATAAAAGTTGAACTAACAGAAGGCAGAGATGCAAAGTTTTTTAATTTAGACAAAATACCTAAAAATTTAAGTTCTACTATAAGATGCATCGTTGAGGATTATATAAAACTTGCGCATAAACCTAAAACATCTGTCCTACCTCACTGTAGGGTCTGACCTCCTTTACACTAGCTTGAACTTGATAATCTTTTAATAATATTTACAAAGGCAGATTTGACATAAGCAAGAGGCCTGACCCTTGTTGTAATTAAAGCTTATAGCTTTACCTTACAGCTCGTTATAAAGATGTTTGATTAACGCAGAGTTTATGAAAATTTATTGGTAGTTGGTGTTTGACCCATTACAGATTACAGTAACTTTATTCGCAGATCCTACGGCTTGCTAATTTTTGGGTAAGCAACGGTTGCGAGTACCAGTTGTTAAGGCAGGACACATCATTCGGGTCAGCCACCCACCACGATTCAAATTAATAGATATATTAAAGCTGTAAATTTACTTAAAGCAAATGCGTCAAGAAATGTCCCTTGTGGGAGGTTTTATGTAGAGTTTGGGTTGAGGTTATTAACAAACATAAACCAAAAACGTCTAGCTGACCTCACAGTAGCTGTTTCAATAATTGCAGCTATTCCCCTCCTTTAATTAAAGGTTTTCTAACTTTAACAGAGAATATTAGACTATGAAAATAAATGGAGGTGCTTAATTATGCGTATTTATCTGTCTGTAGATATAGAAGGAATTTGTGATGTAGTTAATAGTGAGCACACTAGCAATAAAGGCTTTTTATATAACTCAGCTCGTGAGCAAATGACTCGTGAAGCTAATGCGGCTATTGAGGGCGCTATAAGAGCGGGTGCTACAGAATTTGTAGTGAATGATTCACATGGCCCTATGGTTAATCTAATTCCGGGTTTGTTACATAAAAAAGCCGAGTTAATTACTGGCACTACTAAACCCTTAGGTATGATGCAGGGTTTTGATGGCAGTTTTGATGCAGCTATGTTTATTGGCTACCATGCTCGTAATAATACTCAGGGTGTTTTAAGCCATACCATTAGTGGTGGGGCTGTAGATAATATTTGGATAAACGACATTATTGTGGGTGAATCTGGCTTTAATGCTGCCATTGCGGGTGCTTATGATGTACCTGTGATTTTAGTGACAGGAGACAATGTAGTTAGTGCCGAGGTTAAAGAATTGCTTGGAGAAGATTTGGTTACAGCAGAAGTTAAAGAAGCTATTACTCGCTACAGTGCTAAGTGTTTACACCCAGAGCTTGCCTGCGAGCGTATTGAAGAAGCGGCTTTTAGAGCAGTAAATAGTATTAGTACCCGTAAACCATATAAATTACAAGGCCCTTATACCGCCAAGCTACAGCTACACAACTCGGGCTTAGCAGACAATGCTTCTCGTTTACCAAATTGTGTTAGGGTAAATGGAGATACCGTTAGTTATTCTGGAGATAATATTGTTGATGTATTAACTGCTATTAGAGTTATGATTTCTTTAAGTAGATAATTAAATTATATATATTAATTAAAGCGACAGTCGGGGAAATAGATTTTTTTCTATTTTGCTGGCTGTCTTTTGTTATATAGTACATGTTCAATATACTGTAAAAATACACGTTATGTTTTAATCCTACCAACTTAGTGAACGTGACTTCGCGCTTTTCTTTACCTTTACAATGAATTAAAATAACAATTTATATCATAAAAGTTCTGCTCAATAGCTTACCCATAATATAGTATTATTAATCAGTAGGGAGTATCCCTGCAAACAGCCCATTTTTTCTTAACCATGGGTTATAATCTATAACGATTAATATAGTAATAATTAAACATAGCCAATCATAATAATTGGGAGGTACTATTTTTTTTATCAAAATACCAGTTAGCTCTGATATCAAACCAATTAACAAATAACAGCAAAAGTACGTATTCTTTTGTAACATATTTGCTTAAGCTATATATAATAGTTGAGGAATGGTTAAAATCTAATTAGCTAAGTCGAAAAAAATATGTAGTAAAAAGTAGATAATTAACAAAATTAAATATATTTATTAATATAATTAATGTAACCATTAAATATCACAAACTAATGCCTTGACATAGTGGATAAATATATGATATATTATGGTTGGTTTAACGTTTATAGGGAGGTAAATAGAATGCGAAACTTTTTATCTATGCTAATTTATAACATTGGCAAAAAAAATAAAGAAAATAAAAATAGCATTTGCGATTCGCAAATGACATGCACTATAGATAAAGACTCAGATTATAATAATGGTAAGTTTAATCAATTTATTAATGTAGAATGTTTTTGGATAGTGTAACAAGAGGGGTTGTTTTTTCAACCCCCTAATAAACTAGATATTCATTTATAATGTATCTTAATATCTTTACATATTACTAGCATAAATTATCAGAATCTGTAGCTCAAAAAAGCTACAGATTCTTTTTTTTTGTCCTACCATACAACCCTTTTATAATACCTATTCTAAAACTTCGTAAATCATTTATCTTAATCTTTACTGAACAAACTCTTAATTTTAGCTTAATTATTATAGTAATATTTGTAATAAATTATATATATACGGGCAACCCCCTTATTTTTAGGGCTAGGAATATTGCTAATTTTGGATATATTACTTACATAATTCGGAAATTATGTTAAATAGCTGGTTTCTCAGTAAAACATCTACCTATAGAACAATATATTTTACATTGTGTTAACTATGAGAATCATCATATAATAAATTTAGCTTTATCCGGAACTTACATTGTTTTTATATTAAACATGTAATTGTTATTAATTTTAAAGAGATATTAGATTCACTGATTAAGAAGGGAGTTTTTATGATTAAGTTCTGGAAAAAATCATTTTATGTTGTTTTATTACTATCTGTATGTTTTCTAACTGCTATGCCTTTAAAAGCTGAAGCGGCTTCTTTAGTTACCACATCACAAGGTGAAGCAATTGCGAAAACAGCTTTGAGTTATGCTGGAAACGTAGAGTATAAGTACGGTGGATACTCAAGCGCAAGTCAAGGCCTAGATAATAAGGGTTTTGTAAAGTATGTATTAGCTAAACATGGCATTAATGTATCTTATTCAATGAGTAGTTTAGCTGCTGCTGGTTCAAAAGTTACCTCCTTAAAAGCTGGCGATGTAGTATTCTTTAGCAATCGCTCAGGTAGCAGCTTAAGTGCTGTTGGTATTTATGTTGGTAACGGATACTTTGTAGGATCATCATCTTATTTTGGTGGAGTTGTGAAAAAGAAGCTAAGCGCTTACGCTAGTGTTTACT
This Clostridium sp. 'deep sea' DNA region includes the following protein-coding sequences:
- a CDS encoding MFS transporter yields the protein MSKRKQYLSIASLLSIMLGMALLGGSRGVMVPVLKKDFLIDDSSIGTMLLISTFGYMAFTYVAGSLIYKLGNKRLMQLGVLIVVGSLAIMFWSPSFMWFTIGYFINGIGNAFLIMGVNITTPLYAIAFQAALLNIIHGCYGLGSAIIQRVTGYFIANNISWRYMFLGFIIFHILVLLYVSFSSYPWQQEKKTKVKNELNKPKDKLLTNKMLYLLIITLGFGLMGEHGVNNWFVNYMKGGFNINENIGSIYLSLFFVLFTIGRFTGGFVLEKFGYIRGVFWVQVISAFTFTLGILMGTKGLILITASGLIQAIIYPTVMITIPRYFPNNTARAMSFVSIGVSIINNVSHMVIGYLNVSFGVVKTFYIVPFWVLISAITAGIIFKMSKNTDVNKPALEEI
- a CDS encoding NUDIX domain-containing protein, with the protein product MELGESLEETAKREVCEEVNLICNSLQLFNVYSGKELYYKYPDGNEVYNVTVTYLCNDFNGNIKVELTEGRDAKFFNLDKIPKNLSSTIRCIVEDYIKLAHKPKTSVLPHCRV
- a CDS encoding M55 family metallopeptidase, producing the protein MRIYLSVDIEGICDVVNSEHTSNKGFLYNSAREQMTREANAAIEGAIRAGATEFVVNDSHGPMVNLIPGLLHKKAELITGTTKPLGMMQGFDGSFDAAMFIGYHARNNTQGVLSHTISGGAVDNIWINDIIVGESGFNAAIAGAYDVPVILVTGDNVVSAEVKELLGEDLVTAEVKEAITRYSAKCLHPELACERIEEAAFRAVNSISTRKPYKLQGPYTAKLQLHNSGLADNASRLPNCVRVNGDTVSYSGDNIVDVLTAIRVMISLSR